In Thermodesulfobacteriota bacterium, the genomic window GACTCGATACTTTCCGGAATTCATGGCCTTTTTCTTCCCCGCCGCCCACGGCGGCATCGACTGGTCTCGGGGCCATGTCTTCCTGGACAAGGAGCTGCGGCAGGTGACCCGGGACGCCAAGCTTGGCCGGCGGCTGGCGGACAAATTGGCCAAGGTGTGGCGCCGAGACGGCGGCGAGGCCTGGGTGCTGGTGCATCCCGAGA contains:
- a CDS encoding cytosolic protein, which encodes MPSSADYDTPWKEILTRYFPEFMAFFFPAAHGGIDWSRGHVFLDKELRQVTRDAKLGRRLADKLAKVWRRDGGEAWVLVHPE